The sequence below is a genomic window from Candidatus Nanopelagicales bacterium.
CCTGGCATTGGTCGCTGGTCTTGGCCGAGGACGACACGCACGGCTGGCCGGGATGCAGCGACTCGTGCGAAACGCGACCCGTGTGCCAGAGCTGGCAGAAGATGCGGCCGCCGGCATCGTGCACCGCATCGGTGACCGGACGCCAGCCCGTGATCTGCTCAGCGGTGTAGATACCGGGGGTCCAAGCGTAGCCCCTGGCAACCTCGGAGATATTGGTCGCCTCGGAGATGATGAGTCCGGCCGATGCCCGTTGGGCGTAGTACTGCGCCATGAGCTCTGTCGGGACACCATCGGGGTCGCCCGCACGCGATCGGGTCAGCGGTGCCATGAAGACACGGTTCGGAACCTGCAGGTCACCGAGTCGCAGGGGTTGGAGCAACGGATCATCGGAGTTGTCAGACATGCGTGCCATTCAATCGGAGAGTCTGACGCGCTGATTCGGCGGGCGTTCGCAGTTGATGGCTTTCAATCCAGTGCCCAACCGGATGCGAGTGCCTCGTCCGCGGCCGCCTCACCCAGCTTGATTTGCTCGGCGAAGTACGTCTCGTCGAAATATAGGTAGCTGAAGAGCTCGGCACGGCCCGGACCATCCCCGAGGCCCCGCAGCATTCGATCCAACACGATGCTGTCGGATTCGCGCCATAGCCCCAGCGGTCCGCGTCGAACATTGCTTCGCAGCGTCGCCGCCGCCAACTCACGCAGTTGGCCGGGTTCCGGACTGACGGCCATCAATGGCACGGCCCGCAACTCGTCGCCATTCGACTTAGTCAACGTGGCCCCCACTTTGGCGGCCTCGACGGCGCTGCGATTGCGCGACCTCAGTGTCCGCAAATCCTCGGCCATCCGGTCCGCTAGCACCGAATGCATGACCACGGCAGCGGAATCGGCCATGGGTGGGCTTGATCCCCGCTGGGTCGGTCGAATCGGCGGGTCCCCGTATTCCGTCGACATTGCGGCAACCACGAGGATCCGATCAGCACCCAACGCCAGCGCGGGCCTTAGGGGAGTGTTCAGCCGCACGCCACCGTCCATGTACCAACCGCTTGCGCCGCTTGGTTGGTCAATCCACACCGGCGGGAAGGCGATCGGGATCGCAGCTGAGGCAAGTACGTGCTCGCGCAGGATCGGCCCATCGGCTAGGTCCACTGCCCGATCCGGATCGGTGATCCCGGCCGTGGAAAGGGTGCGGCTATGGGCGAACACCGTTGTGCGGTCCTGCAGGGTGTGGGCGTGATCCTTGGTCGGGTGCTCAGTGGGAATCCAGGTGGCAGAGACCCCCACCGCCGCAACGGTTCCGTCTTCGACGTTCCTCGCGAGTCGGTCGACATCCAGCACACGTTCGGCGGTCCGACGCAGGGGAGTGGTGTCCAGCAGGGCGGGCAGCCCACCCGGCCACCCCGCCACTGACCCCAACACGCGCGGGACATCGCCAATCAGGGACTTGACCGGATGTGCAAAGACGTCGGCGCGTCCCATCTGTCGCCAGGTACTCACAACGGCAGCGCCACAGTCCTGGGGTCCGAGATCGGCCAACGACGCCCAAAGCGCGGCGTTGATCCCACCAGCGCTCGTCCCGAGGAAGACCGTCGGTTCGTATCCCTGTGCGCTGAGGGCGGGCAGCAGCCGCGCCATCGCCCCAGCCTGAAAGGCACCTCTAGCGGCAGCACCCGAAAGCACCACCGCCACACGTTCACCCACTACGACCCCCTGCACATAAGCGCGAATCAAACTGACCTATCAATCGTGTACTTGGTTCCTCCAACATAATTGGGGTTAGAGGGGTTGCACATGTTCGGTCGTCCAATTTTGCTCGGAGTCACAGCCATTTCGACCGCGGGCTTGTTGCTTGCTGGTTTTTCCAGCACATCGTCCTCAGAGCCGAGCCAGACCGCACCTGCCACCGAGCAAGCTTTCGGCAGCGCCACGCAGGCGACGTTCCAGGCCGTCTTGGACACTGTTCGAACCAAGTTCAACTACCCAGGCGCCCAGGCGGGGATCTGGAGTCCGGATGGCACCTGGGTCGGTGTCACCGGAACCAAAGGTGTGGGCAGCACTGAGCCACCAGCACGAGACGACCACACCCGCATCGGCAGCCTGACCAAGCCGTTCACGGTCGCCGTAATCTTGCAGCTCGCTGAACAGGGCAAGGTCGCACTCGACGATCCGATCGGTAAATACACCCCCGGCATGGCGAACAGCCAGACAGCGACTCTCCGGATGTTGTCGAACATGACCAGCGGCATCCCGTCTTACACCTTCGACGAGGAGTTCCTCAAGGATTTCGGCAGCGATCCGCAACGGGTATTCACGCCGCAAGAACTCATTGACTACGTCAAGGGAAAGCCAGCATCGTTCCAAGCGGGCACTGAAGGCGAGTTCTCCAACACCAACACCGTCTTACTTGGGATGGTCATCGAGAAGGTGACTGGCAAGCCGTTCACTGACTCCCTTAAGTCTGGCATCACGGAACCCTTGGGGCTTACTCAGACCTCCTTCCCCGCCGGTTCGCCGGACCTACCGGAGCCTTACCTCAGCGGCACCACCAAACAAGGTGAACCCGAGGGAACGGTCAAGAACGCCACCAACTGGAATCCGTCGTGGGGCTTCACCGCCGGCGCGATGATCTCTACCCTCGACGACCTGCACAAATGGGGCGTCGCCCTTGGCTCGGGCGAGGGAGTGTTCAACACGGAGTCGCAGTTGGAACGCGAGGCATCAAAGGTCAGCAGGGCAAAGGGCAATTCCCCGACGAGCACTTACGCCCTAGGCTTCGGCGTCAAGAACGGTTGGATGGGACACACTGGCACGTTGCCCGGTTACAACACCGACGTGAACTGTGACCCCCAAGATCAAGACCACTGTGGTCGTCATGGTCAACAGCGATATCCCGCTCGGTGACGGGAAGCTCCCCGCCAACGCGATCTTCGACGGGCTCGTCGCCGCTCTGCCGAAGAGCTAGGGGAATCACGCGCCTTGCGCCGGCGTGGTCAGTCCGGCGTCGAAGAAGAGGCCACATCGGCCCGACGTCCCACACGGTTCAGAGGGCCTGTTCATCCGGACAGACCCAAGACCATCCATAGCGATTGACATGATCCGCCGCACAGGAGTTTACTTTGCAACCTTGATCCACTACGGCTGAGAGCTCTGGAGCTGATCGAAGTGCGCACTAAGGTATTCATGCTAATGGCCGCGGTGGCGGGCACCTCACTTGTCGGCGTCGCCGGGGCTGGACCATCAGTGGCAGCTGGTTCGTGTGTGGGCACGGCACCCACTGTGTGTACGTATAGCGCGGTCGGTGCGGACACGTTTGTGGTTCCGACTGGCGTAACGAAGGTCAACGTCACGGCCATAGGTGGCGGTGGCGGCGCGACTGGTAGCGGGGGGCTCAAAGGACTTGGCGGCAGCGGTGCCCGCGTTGTTGCGAATCTGACTGTTGCCCCTGGTGATGCACTGGCCCTAGGCGTCGGAGGTGGCGGCGGGTCTAACGGTATAGCTTCCGGCAGCGGTGGCGGGGGCGGAAGCTCTAATGTCTCCAGCGCTGGCACCTTCTTGATCATCGCCGGGGGCGGAGGCGGAGGCGGCGATACCGGAAGCCCCGGCGGTAGCGCGGGCAACCCCAACGGCAGCGGATCGGCTGGCAGCGGCGCCGAAGGTGGTGGTGGCGGCGCCGGAGGCTCTGGTGGCAGCAGTGGCGGTGGAGCTGGTGGTGCTGGTGGGAGCGGAGTCGCTGGCAGTGGCGTCACCCCCATGGGCAATGGCGGTGGTGGCGGCGGTAGTGGTAGCGGCATCGGCGGAGATGGTGGCGTCGGGGGTACCTATGGCTACGGTGGCAACGGCGGCGGCGCGGGTGGCTTAGCCGGGGGTGCCCCTGCGAGAGCTGGCGGCGGAGCAGGCTGGGGTGGCGGCGGCGGGGGCGGAAGCGTCAGCGGCGGCGGCGCAGGTGGAAGCCTTGGACCAGCTGGCGCGGTGTTCTCCTCAGCCGCTAATGGTGACCAAACGGGTAGCGGCGGCGGCAACGGAAAGATCGTTCTCTCTTACACAACTATTAGCAAGGCTCAGGCTCCGACCCACAAGTGCGTCATCAAGCCGAAGAGACTCAAGCGGGCCGGTCTCACGAAAGTCATGAAGAATCCGTGTGTCACCAATGCTGGGCAGAAGGTGCAACTAACGGCCATGCGACCCCTCGCGAAGCGCGGAGACATTGTGTACTTTCGAGTCGTTCGCAAAGCCAAAGGCACCTACATCAAGACGTACGGCCGATCAGTGAACATTCGCGTGAAGTGGAAGGCTGCGAAGGTCGCTGGTTGGAAGCCATTCTCGACCACCAAGCTTTATAAGGTGCGCTAGCGGAGGCGCAACAGCGTCGATCGGACTGAGACACCCCAGTCCGATCGACGCTGTTGCGTTCCCTAGGCGTGGTTGAAGCACAACAGTCTCTCGTGCCACGCGATTCGCGGTCACCTCCGTCTGGCCGACCATGCTGTGCCATCGGTGCCCTGCTTCACTTCGATTACGACAATGTCGATTTCGTGGGCCACGGCACTGGCGAGAAGAAGGCTTTCCGCTGTTAGCCTCAGGCCACCACCATGCCGCGCCGGGGCGGCAAGAGGAGCCACCGATGGATATCGAGATGTTTGTCGATCGAACCCGTCGACGCGGCTCAGGCCAACGAGACCTCGTGGTTCCCCGCGCACTTGCTCAGGAGTGCGACGACAGAGCCGTGGCCGTGCCCGCCGACTGCGCGCCGTGAAGGTTGCCGCGACGATGGCCACGGTGCTACTGGCTGCGGCCTGCGGCACGTCGGACTCGTTGCAAGTCCAGAACGACCCAAGCCCCCAGGAGACCGGACAGAACGGCTCGGCTCAGCCGGACGTCGCAGGGCTCGTGGACCTCGGGAATGGTCGCTCGATTTACCTGGAGTGTCGGGGCAGCGGGGGCCCCACCGTGGTCCTGGTGGCCGGATTGGGCGGAC
It includes:
- a CDS encoding beta-lactamase family protein, which gives rise to MFGRPILLGVTAISTAGLLLAGFSSTSSSEPSQTAPATEQAFGSATQATFQAVLDTVRTKFNYPGAQAGIWSPDGTWVGVTGTKGVGSTEPPARDDHTRIGSLTKPFTVAVILQLAEQGKVALDDPIGKYTPGMANSQTATLRMLSNMTSGIPSYTFDEEFLKDFGSDPQRVFTPQELIDYVKGKPASFQAGTEGEFSNTNTVLLGMVIEKVTGKPFTDSLKSGITEPLGLTQTSFPAGSPDLPEPYLSGTTKQGEPEGTVKNATNWNPSWGFTAGAMISTLDDLHKWGVALGSGEGVFNTESQLEREASKVSRAKGNSPTSTYALGFGVKNGWMGHTGTLPGYNTDVNCDPQDQDHCGRHGQQRYPAR
- a CDS encoding patatin-like phospholipase family protein, with the translated sequence MGERVAVVLSGAAARGAFQAGAMARLLPALSAQGYEPTVFLGTSAGGINAALWASLADLGPQDCGAAVVSTWRQMGRADVFAHPVKSLIGDVPRVLGSVAGWPGGLPALLDTTPLRRTAERVLDVDRLARNVEDGTVAAVGVSATWIPTEHPTKDHAHTLQDRTTVFAHSRTLSTAGITDPDRAVDLADGPILREHVLASAAIPIAFPPVWIDQPSGASGWYMDGGVRLNTPLRPALALGADRILVVAAMSTEYGDPPIRPTQRGSSPPMADSAAVVMHSVLADRMAEDLRTLRSRNRSAVEAAKVGATLTKSNGDELRAVPLMAVSPEPGQLRELAAATLRSNVRRGPLGLWRESDSIVLDRMLRGLGDGPGRAELFSYLYFDETYFAEQIKLGEAAADEALASGWALD